The window GCCAGACGACGGGAGGCTACACAAAAATAGGCGTCCTCACGCCGCTTTCCGTCGAGGCGCTTGTTCAGAAAATGCCTGGCATGAAGGTCAGGTTTCGCGAGGCGGAGCTCTCCGAGGGAGAGGCGGAACAGCGAAAGATAGCCGAGGCTGTGAAACGCGTAAACACGCTGCGTCTGTCATACGTTTCACGGAGTCAGCAGTCATCCTCACCGCTGCCCGGACGTTTTAAAATCACGCTCAACGGAAAAACATACGAGATCACCTGCGAAGAGATATAAAGAAAAGGAGTGACCGATCATGTACAAAGTAGACCTTAACAGCGATATCGGAGAGAGCTTCGGCGCCTACAAAATGGGGGACGACGCCGCGATCATGAACGCCGTGACCTCGGCGAACGTCGCCTGCGGCTTCCACGCGGGCGACCCGCTCGTGATGAAAAAGACGCTCAAGACCTGCGCCGAAAAGGGCGTCGCGGCGGGCGCGCATCCCGGTTACCCCGACCTTGTGGGCTTCGGGCGGCGAAACATGAAGTGCACCCCCGATGAGGAATACGCGGACTGCCTCTATCAGATAGGCGCGCTGAAAGCCTTCTGCGAAGCCAACGGCCTCAGGCTCCAGCATGTGAAGCCGCACGGCGCGATGTACAACCAGGCCGCCAAAGACCCAGTGCTCGCGAAGGCGATCGCCCAGGCCGTCAAAGACGCCGGCGAAGATATAATCCTTATGGGGCTCGCGAACTCGGAATTTGAGCGGGCCGCGAAAGAGCTTGGAATTCCCTTCGCCGCCGAGGCCTTCGCCGACCGCGGCTACATGCCGGACGGTTCGCTCGTGCCGCGTTCACAGCCGGGGGCGCTGATCCACGATGTGGAGGCCACCGCGAAGCGCGTTGTGCGCATGGTCACCGAAGGGACCGTCGAAGCGGTGGACGGCACGGTGATAAACTTCCGTCCGCAGTCGATATGTATGCACGGCGACACCCCCGAGGCCGTTGAAATGGCGAAGGCCGTCCGCGCCGCTCTTGAGGCCGCGGGCGTTAAAGTTACGAATCTGAAGGAGGTCGTGCTCGGATGACGCTGCCGTTTGACGTCGCACCATTTTACTCAACAGACCCGAAAGAGATGCGCCGGCTGATACGTGAGAATGAGTGGACGTACCCCACCTCCGGTCTCTGCCACTGCCATGTGCAGGCGAACATGATTGTCCTGCCGAAGGAATGGGCCTATGATTTTCTGGTATTTGCCCAGCGCAACCCTAAGCCCTGCCCGATTCTGGATATCACGGAGCCGGGGCAGTGGGAGGCTAAACTGATCGCCCCCGGCTCGGACGTGCGCACGGACATTCCGAAATACCGCGTCTGGAAGAACGGCGAGCTTGTCGACGAACCATCAGATGTCGTTAAATACTGGAAAGACGACCTTGTCGCCTTCCTGCTCGGCTGCTCCTTCAGCTTTGAGGGCGCGCTGCTGGAGGCGAACATCCCCATCCGCCATATCGACATGAACTGCAACGTGCCGATGTACGTCACGAACATTCAGAATCAACCGGCGGGCCGCCTCTCCGGGCCGATGGTCGTCAGCATGCGTCCGGTCAAGTACGCGCAGGTGCCGAAGGCGGTGCTCTCGACGGGTAGATTCCCCGCGGTGCACGGTGCGCCGGTGCATATCGGCGACCCCGCGGCGATCGGCATCAAAGACGTCAACAAGCCAGACTTCGGCGATGCGGTAGAGATCCGCGACGGTGAGACGCCGGTCTTCTGGGCCTGCGGAGTGACGCCGCAGGCGGTGCTCATGAAGAGCAAACCGCCCTTCGCGATCACGCACGCCCCCGGCTACATGTTCATCGGTGACCCGAAAGACGTGGATTACGCGGTGTTTTAAATTAACAAAAATTAAGGTACGTTGCCGCTGAACTAAAGAAAAATGCATACACAAGCGGCGCTTTCATCAAAGTAAAACGGCGGTTCTCATGAGGGCTCGCCGTTTTACTTTTTCATCTATGCTATATAAGCATTAGTTGTCTTTCAATTGGCTGTGCTTTCCTATTTGCCCGACAAGTTTGATTAATTACCCTATTGTTTTGAAAAGCTCCTTAATACAAGGTCAATTCTAAATTTTATAGGTGATTTCTAAGGCTGTTTTGTCTGACATCCGACTATACCTTTTAGGTATAGCTGTTATTTTATATATGTATTGGACAGTTGATAAACAAAAGGATAATCTATGTGCAAGAAATTAGATAATTAAATTTAAATATTAACAATAAGTTTATCCAAAAAATATGCATAGCAAAAAGATTATATCAATATTATCAAGCGGAGGGATGTACATGGCTCTATCTGTACATACAGTTGATGCAGTGGTTGTTGGCGGAGGGATAATGGGCTGTGCCGCCGCCTATTATCTGCGTCTGGCAGGGATTTCGAAGGTTGCGGTCGTTGAAAGGGATTCACTGTGCAGCGGTTCCACCGGCAGGTGCGCGGGCGGGTTCCGTCAACAGTTCCCGACCATAAACGAATGCCGTCTTGCTAAGGATAGCATTAAAATGATTGAGACGTTGGAAGATGAACTGGAATACGATATGGAAGTTAGGCAGGGCGGCTATCTTGTCCTCTCGTATACTAAAGAGCACGCGAAAGACGCAAAAGAGAAAATTACGATGCAAAACAGCATCGGCATACCGGTAAGGTGGATGGAAGTACCGGAGATAGAAAGTTTTGCTCCATGGCTTAACAGTGAAGAGGGGTTTGTCGGTGCGGCTTTCTGCCCGACAGACGGCACGCTGAACCCCTTTAAGATGGCCTATGCATATGCGAAGAAATTCCAGAATCTTGGAGGCAAGGTTTACCAGCATACCGAGGTTAGGGAGATCAGGCGGCTTCCAGGAGGCGGTTTCAGAACTGTTACGACGAACGGAGAGTTTTGCAGTCCTTTGCTTTTCAACTGCGCCGGCGCCTATTCTGCTAAGATAGGGGAGATGCTAGGACACGCCATTCCCATCGTTCCCCTTGCGCGCGAGAAGATAATCACCGAACCGGTCAAATACTTTCAGCCATTTCTCTGTAACTCGCCGCTTCACACACTTCATTTCAACCAGACTGCACACGGTTCCTTTCTTATGAGCTGCGCGAACATGAGCCTCAAACAGAGAGGGGATCTGCGCAACACGTGGCGTTTTACGCAGGAAACGGCAGACGCCGTGGCTCGGCTGCTTCCCGTCCTGAAAAAAATCCGCATCGTGCGCCAATGGGCCGGATATTACGAGACGACTCCTGACGGCAGGCCTTTCATTGGCGGCATAAAGGGGATAGATGGATTTTATCAGTCAGCCGGCTACAACGGACATGGCCTTATGCTGGCGCCCGCCGCGACAAAGGCGATTGTGGACGAGGCCCTCGGCGGGACAGTTCCGGAATGGTACGGGGCTTTTGCGATGTCACGTGTAGAAAAATGAGAAAAAACATATATTTAAAAGGAGTGCATTAAAATGACAAAAATCACAAAGATAGAAATATTCTCACTGGTTGCAAAATTCAAAAAACCCTTCAGCTTTTCGGGTATAACGCGGACAAGTTCCAAAAATATCATCATCAAAATCAATACTGACGAAGGTGTATACGGCATTGGCGAAGCCTGCCCCGTGCCTGGCATGTCAGGAGAAACGAGTGCCTCGATATGCTCTGTCATCCGTGAATTTATCGCACCGCTGCTTTCCGGTGCCGATCCGCTTCAAATATCCGTTCTTATGTCGAAGATAGACAAGGCCGTGGGCGGCAACGTTGTCGCCAAAGCTGGAATTAACATCGCGCTTTATGACCTGGCCGGAAAATTGCTCGGCGTTCCCGTCTATACACTGCTGGGTGGTAAATTCCGAGACTATGTGGATATTAATGGTTCGGTGGGGCTTGGCACAGCCGACGAGATGACGGCTACGGCTGAAGAACAGATGGAAGAGGCAGGAGTGCGCTACATAAAACTTTACTGTGGCCGCGATGATGTTGACAAAGATGTCAAAAAATTAAAAGAGATCATCAGGCGCATAGGCGGCAGGGCGAGGGTGTTCCTTGACGTCAACCAGCAATGGACGCCGAAGGCGGCCATTCAAGCGATACGAGCCCTGGAAGAGGAAAACCTCCTTTATGTCGAGCAGCCGACGCCAAAATGGGATTACGCGGGAATGCGCCAGGTTTGCGAAGCGGTTGAGACACCGATCGCAGCTGACGAAGCGGTATTCTATACCACGGATATTACGAACCTCGCGCTTCATCGGGCGGCAGACATCATCACTATATACGCGCTGAAACCCGGCGGCGTCAAAAAAGGTTACGAGTCGATCATGCTTTCGGCGGCGTTGGGAATGGAATGCTTTATCGGCAGTTACCTTGAGCTTGGCGTTGGCACCGCCGCGGGAATACACCTTTCCGCCGCTATACCATCACTGAAATATCCCTGCTATATGTTCGGACCGTTAAAGTATGAATTTGACGTCCTTAAAGAGGATTTGGAGATAAAAGATGGCAGGGTCAAGGTTCCGGACGGTCCGGGGCTGGGAATTGATATCGACGAGGACAGATTACGTTTGATGATGGTGGAATAGAAAAGCTGCGGAAGAAAAGAGGGGATGACGAATGAGGATAACTGAACATCCGATTCTTGAATTTAAACGTGATGAAAAACTGACCTTTTACTATAACGGCCAAGCGATAGATGCGTACAAAGGAGAGACCGTCGCCGCAGCGCTCCATGCTGCGGGAGTGCGCAAATTCGGTGAGAGTCCGGAGCTGCATCACCCGCGTGGGCTGTTTTGTGCCATAGGAAACTGTTCCTCTTGTTTTATGACCGTTGACGGTGAGGCAAATGTGCGCGTATGTGTCACACATGTTAAAGATGGCATGAAAGTAGAGGAACAGAGGGGAAAGGGGTGCGTTTGGAATGGTTGACGTCGAAATACTCGTTGTTGGCGGCGGCCCGGCCGGTTTGTCCGCGGCAAAAGCCGCCGCATCTCTGGGAGCGACTGTCGTAGTATGCGAGAGGGACGAGATGCCTGGCGGACAGCTCGTAAAACAGACGCATAAGTTTTTTGGTTCAGAAAAACAGTGCGCAGGCGAACGCGGCATACATATAGGACAAAAACTGCTCGCAGACGTAAGAGCTGACAAAAATATCACGCTGCTGACCGACGCCGCCGCCATTGGAATGTACGAGGACGGTGTGGTGGGATTACTTCATCACGGCATGTTTGTCAAGTACAGGCCTAAGCGATTGATCATCGCCACCGGAGCCTCAGAAAAATTCCTTGCCTTCAACGGCAACGATCTGCCGGGAATATACGGAGCTGGAGCCGTGCAAACTCTCATGAACGTAGCGGGTGTGAAGCCGGCGGAACGGGTGCTTATGGTAGGTTCGGGAAATATCGGTCTTATCGTGTCCTATCAGCTTAAGCAGGCTGGGGTAGAGGTGGCGGCAGTAATCGAGGCCGCGCCGAAAATCGGCGGATACCTTGTTCACGCATCAAAGATACGCAGGGCTGGTATTCCCATCCTGACGGGCTGGACAATATGCGAAGCCTATGGCGATGGGCAGGTGGAGGGGGCACGGATATGCAGGCTAGACGAGAAATGGCAGCCTATTCCTGGTACTGTGAGAGACGTTAAATGCGACGTAATCTGCCTGGCCGTAGGCTTGAGCCCGTTGACGGAGCTCTGCTGGCAGGCCGAGTGTGAAATGAAGTTTGTCAGGGAACTATCCGGCCATGTTCCGGTAACTGACAGGAATCTGGAGACGACCCATAAAGGGATATACGCCTCCGGAGACGTCAGCGGCATAGAGGAGGCCTCCTCAGCGATGGTAGAGGGAAAACTTGCCGGATATGCCGCCGCCGAAAGTCTGGGATACGGTTCAGATCGTGCCGCTGCACTAAAAGAAAAAGCCAGGAGCGAACTTGACGAACTCCGTGCCGGCCCGATGGGGGCTAAGATTAGACAGGGAATTGAAACTATGGAATCAAAGGGAGGAAAAGTCCATGTTAATCTCGACCGGTATTCCTGTTAAAGAGGATCTGGAAAAAGCGCGTCCCTCCGCAGAGCGTTTGGTAAAAGGGCCTGTGGCGATGGTTGAATGTTTTCAAGAGATACCGTGTAACCCCTGCGTTGCCGCCTGTGCACGCAAGGCTATCTCGATGTCCGGCGGCATTAACTCCGTGCCGGAGGTGGATTTTGAAAAATGTACCGGCTGCTCTATGTGTATCACACACTGTCCTGGGCTGGCGATTTTTGTCATTGACCAGAGCTACAGCGACGCTTTTGCCCTTGTAAAAATTCCATTCGAATACGTCCCTGTGCCTAAGGCGGGGCAGTTTGTAGTAGGACTTGACCGGTCTGGAGAAGAGCTGGGTTGGTTCCACGTCAACAGAATCACATCCGGAGGTAGAAAGAACATGACCAACGTGATAGCGTTGGAAGTGCCAAAGGGTCTCTCTATGGAAGTGCGCGATATCAAAGTCGGAGGTTACCGAGATGTCGAATAACAATGAGACGATCATCTGCCGCTGCGAAGATATCACAGTCGAGCGCATCCGTGAGTGTATAGCAGCAGGATGCACAACGATAAATGAGATCAAGCGCGAGACCCGTGCCGGCATGGGCCCCTGCCAGGGACGTACCTGCCGTATGCTGATTGCCCAGGAGCTTAGCTGTGCCTATAACATCCCGCTTGACGAGGTATTGTTGCCGACATTCCGCATACCGGCTGTCGCCGTGAGTATTGAGGTGATGGCGGAAGCAAAGGTTGCGGACGACGGTATAGTTAGTATTCCTTAGGCATTAGGCTATAAAAACCTTGACGAAAGATGCAGATTTTAAATATCGTTATTAAAAGAAAAAGTTCTCATCCTGTTTTTACTTAACCTGCCAACGCTATATTTAGGGGGGAGTTTGTAGTGTCTAACATCAGTTTTTTGGAAAATTTTCTTAAGGGTATGAAGCGTATTCAAGATCTCCTTGGAACAGTGCTGTTAGTAGCGGTAACTTTACTTGTTTTTTGTCAAGTTATCCTCCGCTATTGTCTTCACATGCCATTAATGGGGATAGAGGAACTTTTGATGTTGCCTACAATATGGCTGTACATGATCGGGTCGGCAAATGCCTCTCTTGGAAGAAGCCACATAGAGTGTGGTATTGCTACTTTATATATAAAAACCCCTCGTGGTATGTGTATATTTAAAATAATACGCAACTTTATTTCAGTAATAGTAGGAGGATGGCTGCTTCGTTGGGCGTTCTGGCTTCTTCAATATAGTTTCCGAATGGGCAAAGAAAGTCCGTTGTTGTTTATTCCAATGGAATATGTTGAAAGCGCCGTGTTCGTAGGGTTTTTATTAATGTGGTTGTATACGATTATTGAACTTATAGAAAATCTTACTCACTTGCTTAATAAAGATTTTGCTTCTTACATGAGAGAGGAGGAAATATAAATGCTGGGAGTTTTCTTTGCTGGTGTAGGCATAATGTTAGCTGTGCTAATGCTCAGTGTTCCGCTGCCATATTGCTTTGGTGGAGCCCTTGCTTTTATGGCTGTTTTTGGAGATGTCTCAATGAAGAGTATGATGCTTTGGGCTATTCCGCAGATTACCAGCCAAGTATTGCTGGCTAGCCCATTGTTTATCCTCTCCGGTTCGTTAATGGGATCTAGCGGCATAGCAACGCAGTTGCTGAATTTCATAGAAATTTTCACGGGGAGGGCAAAGAGTGCACTTGGAGCTGTCAGCGCGATAACTTGCGCAGTTATTGGAGCCATCTCAGGAAGCGGTTATACTGGCATAGCGGCTATTGGACCAATAATGATTCCTAGAATGGTTTCCATGGGATATTCCCGCGGGTACTCTACCGCACTTGTTACGGCAGCTTCTATTTTAGGGCTATTGATTCCTCCTAGCGTCAATATGATTCTCTATGGATGGGTTACGGAAACTTCAATACTTGCCTGCTTTCTTTCAACATTAGGCCCAGGAGTGTTTATATGCCTGCTAATGTGTATAATAAATGCCTACGTGGTTAGAAACGTCAATATTTCTCTACCGACCAAAGAAGAGGTAAAGCAAAAGAGGAAGGAATTTATACCACGAACGGCAGCAGCTTTTCCAGCTTTGATGATGCCGGTGATTATACTTGGAGGAATTTACGGTGGTGTATTTACAGCAACCGAGGCGGCTGCCGTATCAGCTGTTTATGCTGTGCCAGTGGGGCTCTTTATTTACAAAGGGCTAAAAGGCAGGACTCTTTATAAATCAATTTGCGATTCTACCACGTCCATCGGGGCGGTGATGGGAATGATTTTTTGTGGGCTAATGCTTGGCCAGGTTTATGCTTTTATGCAGATACCTGAAAAATTAGCCTCGCTAATACTTGGCGTGACCACGAATAAATTCTTCCTGCTCATGCTTATAAACATATTCCTACTTTTTGTAGGAATGGTGATGAGCGATACGATGGGGATTCTGCTTTGCGCTCCACTACTTTTGCCGATAGTGAAAAGCATCGGCATTGATCCTATACATTTTGCCGCAATAATGGGCACAAATCTGGCGATGGGAGGGATTACTCCGCCGTATGCGAGTATCCTATATTTTGGTATGAAAATAGGAGATTGCACCTTTGCAGAGGTTTTGAAACCTATTCTAATGATGATTTGTTTTGCTTATATACCAGGGATTCTTTTAGCTACATATTGGGAACCATTGTCGATGTACCTTCCGAGGCTACTCGGGTACTAATAATACACCATATTGAAGGAGGTATTTTATTATGAAAAAGTCTATCAAATCGGTACTAGTTATGCTTGCTGTAGCTGTAATGCTCGTTTCATCGACCACGGCTATATTTGCGAAAGATTGGAAGCTTTCACATACGAGGCCAACAGGTACACCATTGGACAATGATGCAAAATATTTTGTAGATAACGTGAAGAAAGTAACTAATGGGAGGATTAATATAGTTGTATTCCCAGCTAGCCAACTTGGAGATTATACTGTTGTACAAGAGAGACTTTCCATCGGTGATGTGGAAATGATGCTTTGTTGCCCATCTTCAACGGTAGATAAAAGACTTGCATTGACAACTATGCCATATCTGGCAACAAGCTGGGAGGAGTTGGAGTATCTTTATAATAAAGATGGTGGTGAAGCGCGTAAAATAATTGCGGAAATCCTCGATAAACAGGATATTCATCTTTTAGGGATATGGCCAGCTCTTTGTTCCGGCATAGGATTCACGAAGGAACCTAAAAGCCCTGGTGATCCTAATGTGCAAAAAAATCTTAAAATACGGGTCATGCCACTCAAAGTTTCTGAATTGACTGGTGAGGCGCTTGGTTATATGGCGACGCCGCTTGCTTTTGGGGATATCTTCACCGCTCTTCAAACAGGAATGATTGATGGAGTTATTGGAACTGGTCCAGAAGGAAATTGGTCTCAGTATCGCGATCTCATTAAATACTATTGCGATCAAAAGATATTCTATGAAGTTTTCCCGTTTATGATTAATAAGTCTATTTGGAATAGCTTGTCCAAAGAAGATCGTAATGCGCTTACGAAGATAGCCGATAGTATGGAAGAGAAACGCTGGGATGAAGTAGCTAAAGAACATAATATGTATATTAAAAAGCTTAGAGAAAATGGGACAAAGATAGTTACTTTCACCACAGGAGAGCTGGATATCATGCGGAAAAAAGTACAAGAAAAAGTATGGCCAAGTATTCCTAAGGAATTTCCGCCTGATCTTCAAAAAAGGATCATTGATTCTCTCTCAAAAATGAAAAAACAGTAAAAACATATAGATTAGGAGGAATGACGATGAGGCTTTTAGTAATCAATCCTTTTGGCGTAGGTACCTATGACGATAAAATTAAGGACATTTGTGAAAAGGTAAAACGATCAGGTACGGAAATAGTAGTGGAACATAATAAACGCGGCATACCGTTTATCCGCCACGCGTATTTTCAAATGCTTATGGTCCCTGATGTTGTCGAGCGTGTAATCCATGCTGAAAAGGAAGGTTTTGACGGTGTTTTTGTTTCTTGCTGTTTTGAGCCCGGAGTAAAAGAGGCGCGTGAAGTTGTGGATATTCCTGTTGTTGGTGGTTCAGTGCCGGCAGTATTTTTAGCTCGTCAGCTTGGTCAGAAATTTGGGTTTATCACAGACACGAAAAGGGCCGATGCCCAGACATATGACCTTTTTAAACAGTATAAGCTTGATATTGAAATGGTTGGTTTAGATTCTGTGCAGCTTGGAATTGAAGAAATCGCACAATCTCCGGAAAAGAATTTCGAACGAGCAGTGACATTGGCAAGAAAAATGGTAAGTGATGGGGCTGAC is drawn from Cloacibacillus sp. and contains these coding sequences:
- a CDS encoding FAD-dependent oxidoreductase gives rise to the protein MALSVHTVDAVVVGGGIMGCAAAYYLRLAGISKVAVVERDSLCSGSTGRCAGGFRQQFPTINECRLAKDSIKMIETLEDELEYDMEVRQGGYLVLSYTKEHAKDAKEKITMQNSIGIPVRWMEVPEIESFAPWLNSEEGFVGAAFCPTDGTLNPFKMAYAYAKKFQNLGGKVYQHTEVREIRRLPGGGFRTVTTNGEFCSPLLFNCAGAYSAKIGEMLGHAIPIVPLAREKIITEPVKYFQPFLCNSPLHTLHFNQTAHGSFLMSCANMSLKQRGDLRNTWRFTQETADAVARLLPVLKKIRIVRQWAGYYETTPDGRPFIGGIKGIDGFYQSAGYNGHGLMLAPAATKAIVDEALGGTVPEWYGAFAMSRVEK
- a CDS encoding (2Fe-2S)-binding protein, coding for MSNNNETIICRCEDITVERIRECIAAGCTTINEIKRETRAGMGPCQGRTCRMLIAQELSCAYNIPLDEVLLPTFRIPAVAVSIEVMAEAKVADDGIVSIP
- a CDS encoding 4Fe-4S dicluster domain-containing protein, translated to MLISTGIPVKEDLEKARPSAERLVKGPVAMVECFQEIPCNPCVAACARKAISMSGGINSVPEVDFEKCTGCSMCITHCPGLAIFVIDQSYSDAFALVKIPFEYVPVPKAGQFVVGLDRSGEELGWFHVNRITSGGRKNMTNVIALEVPKGLSMEVRDIKVGGYRDVE
- a CDS encoding putative hydro-lyase, with the translated sequence MTLPFDVAPFYSTDPKEMRRLIRENEWTYPTSGLCHCHVQANMIVLPKEWAYDFLVFAQRNPKPCPILDITEPGQWEAKLIAPGSDVRTDIPKYRVWKNGELVDEPSDVVKYWKDDLVAFLLGCSFSFEGALLEANIPIRHIDMNCNVPMYVTNIQNQPAGRLSGPMVVSMRPVKYAQVPKAVLSTGRFPAVHGAPVHIGDPAAIGIKDVNKPDFGDAVEIRDGETPVFWACGVTPQAVLMKSKPPFAITHAPGYMFIGDPKDVDYAVF
- a CDS encoding TRAP transporter large permease; this encodes MLGVFFAGVGIMLAVLMLSVPLPYCFGGALAFMAVFGDVSMKSMMLWAIPQITSQVLLASPLFILSGSLMGSSGIATQLLNFIEIFTGRAKSALGAVSAITCAVIGAISGSGYTGIAAIGPIMIPRMVSMGYSRGYSTALVTAASILGLLIPPSVNMILYGWVTETSILACFLSTLGPGVFICLLMCIINAYVVRNVNISLPTKEEVKQKRKEFIPRTAAAFPALMMPVIILGGIYGGVFTATEAAAVSAVYAVPVGLFIYKGLKGRTLYKSICDSTTSIGAVMGMIFCGLMLGQVYAFMQIPEKLASLILGVTTNKFFLLMLINIFLLFVGMVMSDTMGILLCAPLLLPIVKSIGIDPIHFAAIMGTNLAMGGITPPYASILYFGMKIGDCTFAEVLKPILMMICFAYIPGILLATYWEPLSMYLPRLLGY
- a CDS encoding aspartate/glutamate racemase family protein is translated as MRLLVINPFGVGTYDDKIKDICEKVKRSGTEIVVEHNKRGIPFIRHAYFQMLMVPDVVERVIHAEKEGFDGVFVSCCFEPGVKEAREVVDIPVVGGSVPAVFLARQLGQKFGFITDTKRADAQTYDLFKQYKLDIEMVGLDSVQLGIEEIAQSPEKNFERAVTLARKMVSDGADVIINGCTVVSAFFSQYTIPEDLKNIPIIDANVASIKTLEMMVDLHETLGLTVSRNIYYQKPQVIEPEAFEMARYVYNVGK
- a CDS encoding FAD-dependent oxidoreductase, translated to MVDVEILVVGGGPAGLSAAKAAASLGATVVVCERDEMPGGQLVKQTHKFFGSEKQCAGERGIHIGQKLLADVRADKNITLLTDAAAIGMYEDGVVGLLHHGMFVKYRPKRLIIATGASEKFLAFNGNDLPGIYGAGAVQTLMNVAGVKPAERVLMVGSGNIGLIVSYQLKQAGVEVAAVIEAAPKIGGYLVHASKIRRAGIPILTGWTICEAYGDGQVEGARICRLDEKWQPIPGTVRDVKCDVICLAVGLSPLTELCWQAECEMKFVRELSGHVPVTDRNLETTHKGIYASGDVSGIEEASSAMVEGKLAGYAAAESLGYGSDRAAALKEKARSELDELRAGPMGAKIRQGIETMESKGGKVHVNLDRYSC
- a CDS encoding (2Fe-2S)-binding protein gives rise to the protein MRITEHPILEFKRDEKLTFYYNGQAIDAYKGETVAAALHAAGVRKFGESPELHHPRGLFCAIGNCSSCFMTVDGEANVRVCVTHVKDGMKVEEQRGKGCVWNG
- a CDS encoding TRAP transporter small permease gives rise to the protein MSNISFLENFLKGMKRIQDLLGTVLLVAVTLLVFCQVILRYCLHMPLMGIEELLMLPTIWLYMIGSANASLGRSHIECGIATLYIKTPRGMCIFKIIRNFISVIVGGWLLRWAFWLLQYSFRMGKESPLLFIPMEYVESAVFVGFLLMWLYTIIELIENLTHLLNKDFASYMREEEI
- a CDS encoding 5-oxoprolinase subunit PxpA, whose product is MYKVDLNSDIGESFGAYKMGDDAAIMNAVTSANVACGFHAGDPLVMKKTLKTCAEKGVAAGAHPGYPDLVGFGRRNMKCTPDEEYADCLYQIGALKAFCEANGLRLQHVKPHGAMYNQAAKDPVLAKAIAQAVKDAGEDIILMGLANSEFERAAKELGIPFAAEAFADRGYMPDGSLVPRSQPGALIHDVEATAKRVVRMVTEGTVEAVDGTVINFRPQSICMHGDTPEAVEMAKAVRAALEAAGVKVTNLKEVVLG
- a CDS encoding enolase C-terminal domain-like protein — its product is MTKITKIEIFSLVAKFKKPFSFSGITRTSSKNIIIKINTDEGVYGIGEACPVPGMSGETSASICSVIREFIAPLLSGADPLQISVLMSKIDKAVGGNVVAKAGINIALYDLAGKLLGVPVYTLLGGKFRDYVDINGSVGLGTADEMTATAEEQMEEAGVRYIKLYCGRDDVDKDVKKLKEIIRRIGGRARVFLDVNQQWTPKAAIQAIRALEEENLLYVEQPTPKWDYAGMRQVCEAVETPIAADEAVFYTTDITNLALHRAADIITIYALKPGGVKKGYESIMLSAALGMECFIGSYLELGVGTAAGIHLSAAIPSLKYPCYMFGPLKYEFDVLKEDLEIKDGRVKVPDGPGLGIDIDEDRLRLMMVE
- the dctP gene encoding TRAP transporter substrate-binding protein DctP, translating into MKKSIKSVLVMLAVAVMLVSSTTAIFAKDWKLSHTRPTGTPLDNDAKYFVDNVKKVTNGRINIVVFPASQLGDYTVVQERLSIGDVEMMLCCPSSTVDKRLALTTMPYLATSWEELEYLYNKDGGEARKIIAEILDKQDIHLLGIWPALCSGIGFTKEPKSPGDPNVQKNLKIRVMPLKVSELTGEALGYMATPLAFGDIFTALQTGMIDGVIGTGPEGNWSQYRDLIKYYCDQKIFYEVFPFMINKSIWNSLSKEDRNALTKIADSMEEKRWDEVAKEHNMYIKKLRENGTKIVTFTTGELDIMRKKVQEKVWPSIPKEFPPDLQKRIIDSLSKMKKQ